The following are encoded in a window of Dethiosulfovibrio salsuginis genomic DNA:
- a CDS encoding FadR/GntR family transcriptional regulator — MGWDIAVETCYNMVVQQGVMTIMESVIKPINRSAIYEDVLDQMIALIKGGSWLPGEKIPSETSLAQQFAVSRNSVREALKALALFGVLESRPGMGTYIQPNALARINNTELIEMISNPTASKERFLELMQVRILLEAQIAAWAAERITPEKAQELMEIVKEQYKLRGKENSLVEKNIELQFEFHEKIAEIAGNTVLIKLLNAIRTEIFTQRYSYLVLSSDRWEHMLNEHRKIAELISSGKVVEAKDGMEKHLIYGMNQVLEAKDCPGDE; from the coding sequence TTGGGATGGGATATTGCGGTAGAAACATGCTACAATATGGTTGTCCAACAAGGAGTGATGACCATCATGGAAAGTGTGATAAAACCTATCAATAGATCCGCCATTTACGAGGACGTATTGGACCAGATGATAGCTCTTATAAAGGGGGGAAGCTGGCTCCCAGGTGAAAAAATACCTAGCGAGACATCCTTAGCTCAACAATTTGCCGTCAGCCGGAACAGCGTCAGAGAGGCTCTAAAGGCACTGGCCCTGTTTGGGGTTCTTGAATCCAGACCGGGAATGGGAACATACATTCAACCCAATGCCCTCGCGCGAATAAACAACACAGAGCTTATCGAGATGATAAGCAACCCAACGGCGTCAAAGGAACGTTTTTTGGAGCTGATGCAGGTCAGAATTCTTCTGGAGGCTCAGATTGCCGCTTGGGCGGCGGAGCGAATAACCCCCGAAAAAGCTCAAGAGTTGATGGAAATAGTTAAGGAACAGTATAAGCTTAGAGGGAAAGAAAATTCTCTTGTCGAGAAAAACATAGAATTGCAGTTTGAGTTTCATGAAAAAATAGCCGAGATAGCTGGTAATACGGTTTTGATAAAACTCTTGAACGCTATCAGGACCGAGATCTTTACCCAGAGATATTCCTACCTGGTGCTTTCATCCGATAGATGGGAGCATATGCTTAACGAGCATCGTAAAATAGCCGAACTTATCTCCTCAGGTAAGGTGGTAGAGGCTAAAGATGGGATGGAAAAGCACCTCATATACGGCATGAATCAGGTTCTCGAGGCAAAGGACTGTCCTGGCGACGAGTAA
- a CDS encoding Wadjet anti-phage system protein JetD domain-containing protein — translation MNWTTPDHLRKQVQKLWEKGAILRSMATEEPLFPLKLAFKKPTSRELSDDFDDVRKWISLLVEKQGAYRIEWKTVEHRILGCNSIPWEIWIDSLEDGLRMIGKGKEAKSFASLLALTNDRDPSILPWLARKPLQGLDLCEHWTAILDVVAWLKDNPKPSIYLRQIDLPGIHSKFIEAHRLDLGEILDLALPEESIDRRYTGKKGFCGRYGFKEKPLRVRFRILDQQLSLPYGGEDQDITVTEKAFASLNSDVTRVFVVENEINFLAFPQFPGAMVIFGSGYGFENLSQAHWLKNREVHYWGDLDTHGFAILNQFRSVVPDCRSLLMDEKTLLEHRDLWGEEITPERGELSMLTDEEQSLYRRLNSDLWGKSIRLEQERIGFNHLREALDRLKQKKSIQHRQYFD, via the coding sequence TTGAATTGGACTACGCCGGATCACCTGAGAAAACAGGTCCAAAAGCTGTGGGAAAAAGGTGCAATTCTTAGATCGATGGCAACAGAAGAGCCTCTATTTCCCCTAAAACTGGCTTTTAAAAAACCTACATCCCGAGAGCTAAGCGACGATTTCGACGACGTAAGGAAGTGGATCTCCCTCCTCGTCGAAAAGCAGGGAGCCTATAGGATAGAGTGGAAAACCGTGGAGCACAGGATCCTTGGCTGCAACTCTATTCCGTGGGAGATATGGATCGACAGCCTTGAGGACGGTCTTAGGATGATAGGCAAGGGGAAAGAGGCCAAAAGCTTCGCATCCCTTTTGGCCCTGACCAACGATAGAGATCCCTCTATCCTGCCATGGCTGGCCAGGAAGCCCCTCCAGGGGTTAGATCTGTGTGAGCATTGGACCGCTATCCTTGACGTTGTGGCCTGGCTTAAGGATAATCCCAAGCCGTCCATATACCTCAGACAGATAGACCTGCCGGGAATACACAGCAAGTTTATAGAGGCACACCGATTGGACCTAGGGGAGATCCTGGACCTGGCCCTGCCGGAGGAATCTATAGACAGACGATATACCGGTAAAAAAGGCTTCTGCGGTCGCTATGGTTTCAAGGAGAAGCCCCTCAGGGTTCGTTTCAGGATTTTAGACCAACAGCTGAGCCTTCCCTACGGAGGAGAGGACCAGGATATAACCGTCACGGAAAAAGCCTTCGCCTCTTTAAATTCGGACGTGACAAGGGTTTTCGTCGTTGAGAACGAGATAAACTTTCTGGCCTTCCCCCAGTTTCCCGGTGCCATGGTCATATTCGGCTCGGGATATGGGTTTGAAAATCTCTCTCAGGCCCACTGGCTCAAAAACAGGGAGGTCCACTACTGGGGCGATCTGGACACCCACGGTTTCGCCATTCTAAACCAGTTTAGGTCCGTCGTCCCCGACTGCCGTTCCCTCTTGATGGACGAAAAGACTCTGCTGGAACACCGAGATCTTTGGGGAGAGGAAATCACCCCCGAGAGGGGAGAGCTCTCCATGCTGACCGACGAGGAGCAAAGCCTATACCGCCGGCTCAACAGCGACCTCTGGGGAAAATCCATAAGGTTGGAGCAGGAGCGGATAGGGTTTAACCATCTGCGAGAGGCACTAGATCGGCTAAAGCAAAAAAAGAGCATCCAACACCGCCAATATTTTGACTAA
- a CDS encoding YibE/F family protein: MFSRWFMEGTSRQDVLFTVIVGLLCVLLWNLPTGFEDRLGKGSTMVKGNVVSTDDSMVVRSGIIRTGIQVVYVLAEKGQFEGKTLEASNLLSGKLELDSFYSPGESVLLDVSVKDGQPVRVNMSGHNRLGIQLALLALFAVALSVVGGATGIKAMVSFVFSALTIWKVMIPLFLKGMDPIPVALLSVSAMTFAIVFLVAGFTRRGFVAWLGSMAGLALTCVLALLFSGPFSVHGAVRPFSETLLYSGFPHLDLTRIFLAGIFIASSGAVMDIAMDISASIEEIKSHRPDIGRWQLFRSGLKVARAVIGTMTTTLLLAYSGGYMTMMMTFMARGIPMANILNLNYVAAEILHTMVGSFGLITVAPLTALAGALLPFAREEELPIEEPQVASAPSV; this comes from the coding sequence ATGTTCAGCAGGTGGTTTATGGAGGGAACGTCAAGACAGGACGTTCTGTTCACCGTTATCGTAGGGTTGCTCTGTGTCCTGCTTTGGAATTTGCCAACCGGGTTTGAGGATCGGCTTGGGAAGGGATCCACGATGGTCAAAGGTAACGTCGTCTCCACCGACGACTCTATGGTGGTTCGTTCGGGAATAATCAGGACCGGGATCCAGGTGGTGTACGTCCTTGCCGAGAAAGGGCAGTTCGAGGGGAAGACCCTTGAGGCTTCCAACCTATTGTCGGGAAAGTTGGAGCTGGACAGCTTTTACTCTCCCGGCGAAAGCGTGTTGCTGGACGTGTCGGTTAAGGACGGACAGCCGGTCAGGGTCAATATGTCGGGGCACAACAGACTTGGGATACAGCTCGCCCTCCTCGCCCTGTTCGCCGTAGCCCTGTCTGTCGTGGGAGGGGCCACCGGAATAAAGGCCATGGTCTCCTTCGTCTTCTCCGCACTGACTATATGGAAGGTCATGATACCCCTTTTCCTCAAGGGGATGGATCCCATACCGGTGGCGTTGCTGTCGGTTTCAGCCATGACATTCGCCATAGTTTTTTTGGTCGCAGGGTTCACCAGAAGGGGCTTCGTCGCGTGGCTGGGATCCATGGCCGGCCTTGCCTTGACCTGCGTCCTCGCCCTGCTCTTCTCCGGCCCCTTTTCGGTCCACGGGGCGGTCAGGCCTTTTTCCGAGACCCTGCTCTACTCGGGATTCCCCCATCTGGACCTGACCAGGATATTTCTAGCGGGGATATTCATAGCCTCCTCCGGTGCTGTGATGGACATTGCTATGGACATATCTGCGTCCATAGAGGAGATAAAGTCCCATAGGCCCGACATCGGAAGGTGGCAGCTATTTCGCTCCGGCCTAAAGGTAGCAAGGGCGGTCATAGGGACCATGACGACAACCCTGCTTCTGGCCTACTCGGGAGGCTACATGACCATGATGATGACCTTCATGGCCAGAGGGATTCCCATGGCGAACATATTGAACCTAAACTACGTTGCAGCAGAGATACTTCACACCATGGTCGGAAGCTTCGGCCTGATAACCGTCGCTCCTCTGACCGCCTTAGCTGGGGCTCTGCTGCCCTTCGCCAGGGAGGAGGAGCTACCGATAGAAGAGCCCCAGGTGGCATCGGCTCCCTCTGTATAA
- a CDS encoding substrate-binding periplasmic protein, with product MKYIKKLGLSFLLVCIVAGSVFAVGVDDIRFMTEEFPPYNMKDEDGVASGIAVDVLAEMLKRVGSSKTAKDVEVLPWARGYNEVQSTPNTCLFSMTYTEERKPMFNWVGPISASRIAVIALKSKGIKVASDADLVGLSAGVVKDDVADSLAQKAGMTKIEGIANNLLNIKKLNSDRIDVLIYEESVANWQLKDMNLNPGDYETVYVLSESHLYYAFHKDTDQALIDQLQKVLDDMKTDGTYQAIVDKYLK from the coding sequence TTGAAATATATCAAGAAGCTTGGTTTGTCGTTTTTGTTGGTCTGTATAGTAGCTGGGAGCGTCTTCGCGGTGGGGGTGGACGATATCCGCTTCATGACCGAGGAATTCCCGCCCTACAACATGAAGGACGAAGATGGAGTAGCTTCGGGCATAGCGGTAGACGTCCTGGCGGAGATGTTAAAGAGGGTCGGGTCCTCTAAGACCGCCAAGGATGTAGAGGTCCTCCCATGGGCTAGGGGATACAACGAGGTTCAGTCGACCCCTAACACCTGTCTTTTCAGCATGACCTACACCGAGGAGAGAAAACCCATGTTCAACTGGGTCGGGCCAATATCAGCGTCCAGAATCGCAGTCATAGCCCTGAAGAGCAAGGGCATAAAGGTGGCCTCCGATGCGGATTTGGTGGGGCTCTCTGCCGGGGTCGTCAAGGACGATGTCGCCGATTCTCTGGCACAGAAGGCAGGAATGACCAAGATCGAGGGAATAGCCAACAATCTACTGAACATCAAAAAGCTCAACTCCGACAGGATAGACGTTTTGATCTACGAGGAGAGCGTGGCCAACTGGCAGCTTAAGGATATGAACCTAAACCCCGGAGACTACGAGACGGTCTACGTCCTGAGCGAGAGCCACCTTTACTACGCCTTCCACAAAGACACCGATCAGGCCCTGATAGACCAGCTTCAGAAGGTCCTGGACGATATGAAGACCGATGGAACGTACCAGGCCATAGTGGATAAATACCTCAAATAG
- the dctP gene encoding TRAP transporter substrate-binding protein DctP gives MKKLLLGAALCLIGLFNLSDTASAKNVVWKLSHVRPEGTTVDKDLRAFASRVSELTEGRVDIQIYPANQLGDYTVVHESVSVGAVEMACQPPAVAADKRLQILWFPYIVESWDQARKNFVSSSEFMKVAEDLLAKQDIKLLATYPVYFGGIATKKEPVEPGNPDVKKNLKVRVPPMKSFQLLANALGYQATPLPFSEAFTAIQTGIVDGVIGSGAEGYYANFRDVIENYIPVNTHFECWYLYVNMETWSSMSESDRELISKAAEEFESARLVNAEKEQGENEDKLAKYGIKVISVTDEQIDLMATKTQNEVWPQIKKDLGEKWADEVLSKIVK, from the coding sequence GTGAAAAAGTTACTGTTAGGGGCTGCCTTATGTCTGATTGGACTCTTTAATCTATCGGACACGGCTTCCGCCAAAAACGTCGTCTGGAAGCTGTCTCACGTAAGACCGGAGGGAACCACCGTCGACAAGGATCTCAGGGCCTTCGCAAGCAGGGTAAGCGAGCTAACTGAGGGAAGGGTCGATATTCAGATTTACCCCGCAAATCAGCTAGGGGACTACACCGTAGTCCACGAGAGCGTCAGCGTAGGAGCCGTCGAGATGGCCTGTCAGCCTCCAGCGGTGGCGGCGGACAAGAGGCTTCAGATTCTGTGGTTCCCCTACATAGTTGAGAGCTGGGATCAGGCCCGTAAAAACTTCGTTTCATCGTCGGAGTTTATGAAGGTCGCCGAGGATCTTCTAGCCAAACAGGACATAAAGCTACTGGCAACATACCCAGTGTATTTTGGGGGAATCGCTACCAAAAAAGAGCCTGTTGAGCCAGGTAACCCGGACGTGAAGAAAAACCTGAAAGTCAGAGTTCCTCCGATGAAGTCATTCCAGCTGCTAGCTAACGCTCTCGGATATCAAGCCACTCCATTGCCCTTTTCCGAGGCCTTTACCGCTATTCAGACGGGGATAGTCGACGGAGTTATCGGATCAGGGGCGGAAGGATATTACGCTAACTTCAGAGATGTCATAGAGAACTACATACCGGTGAACACCCATTTCGAGTGTTGGTATCTATACGTGAACATGGAAACCTGGTCTTCTATGAGCGAGTCCGATCGGGAACTTATCTCCAAGGCAGCGGAGGAGTTTGAGAGTGCCAGGCTTGTGAACGCAGAGAAAGAGCAAGGGGAAAACGAGGACAAGCTCGCAAAATACGGCATCAAAGTCATATCCGTAACAGACGAACAGATCGACTTAATGGCCACTAAAACCCAGAACGAGGTCTGGCCCCAGATCAAGAAGGACTTAGGAGAGAAATGGGCAGATGAAGTTCTGTCGAAAATAGTCAAGTAA
- a CDS encoding NAD/NADP-dependent octopine/nopaline dehydrogenase family protein produces the protein METKRFAVLGSGNGARAFCAQIAAKGYQVAMWEPLEATEDYLKLKDNPEMFLSGDINLGGKLSLVTMDISEAMEGADVILVVVPSFAHEPIFKKMIPNLQDGQHIVMVPGNFSGFRLKKMMKKMGVSKEISISGTTSMPYACRISSYNTVSIYKKKFAMKLGTSPVSQNTEVLNILNNVFKGYVNFIAAESLLEVDLDNPNYVVHPFPVLFNFGDIEKNGSTYRHYIDGITPMISEFMERMDEERLMIGKTLGLTLQDCLSQLKMYYGENQSKNIYEFVHSPESPYFDLVGQNVKGRYLTEDVPGVVLPAKLLAEKAGVKAPIADLVVETTSFVHNVDYLSKGTTLETLGIEDKNIEEIKALAL, from the coding sequence ATGGAAACAAAGCGTTTTGCCGTATTAGGAAGCGGCAACGGTGCCCGGGCTTTCTGCGCTCAAATAGCGGCCAAGGGATACCAAGTAGCTATGTGGGAGCCTCTTGAGGCGACGGAAGATTATCTTAAGCTAAAGGATAATCCTGAGATGTTTTTAAGCGGAGACATCAATTTAGGCGGCAAATTGTCGTTGGTGACGATGGATATCTCCGAGGCGATGGAAGGGGCCGACGTTATACTGGTCGTGGTTCCGTCCTTCGCACACGAGCCTATTTTCAAGAAGATGATACCGAATCTCCAGGATGGCCAACATATAGTCATGGTTCCTGGGAACTTCTCCGGATTTAGGCTTAAGAAAATGATGAAAAAAATGGGAGTTTCAAAGGAAATCTCGATCTCCGGCACGACGTCCATGCCCTATGCCTGTCGAATATCGAGCTACAACACCGTATCCATTTACAAGAAAAAATTTGCCATGAAACTGGGGACCTCTCCTGTATCCCAAAATACCGAGGTCCTGAATATCCTTAACAACGTTTTTAAAGGTTACGTTAACTTCATAGCCGCCGAGTCTCTCCTTGAGGTCGACCTGGACAACCCTAACTACGTGGTCCATCCTTTCCCCGTCCTGTTCAATTTTGGGGATATAGAGAAAAATGGCTCTACCTATAGGCACTATATCGACGGCATAACCCCTATGATATCCGAGTTTATGGAGCGAATGGACGAGGAGAGGCTCATGATAGGTAAGACTTTAGGGCTCACCCTCCAGGACTGTCTCTCTCAGCTGAAGATGTACTACGGGGAGAACCAATCGAAGAACATATACGAGTTCGTCCATAGCCCAGAATCACCTTATTTCGACCTAGTCGGTCAAAACGTGAAAGGTAGATACCTGACCGAGGACGTCCCAGGGGTGGTCTTGCCGGCCAAGCTACTAGCGGAAAAAGCGGGAGTAAAGGCCCCTATAGCTGACCTAGTGGTGGAGACGACGTCGTTCGTCCATAACGTCGACTATCTATCGAAAGGAACTACCTTAGAGACACTGGGGATAGAGGATAAAAATATCGAAGAGATAAAAGCCCTGGCGTTATAG
- a CDS encoding alkaline phosphatase: MGIVKLAMSTMPIQGMSTTYSTHSIITDSAAAGTALATGNKTASGVIAMDPTGTVSYETIAQKAHKKGMKVGIVSSVSIEHATPASFYAHRPSRKDYYELALQLPESGFEYFAGGGFNKPKGKKGDQPDVVEIIKGAGYTFVEDMEGFRKLSPADGKVVAVNPVLKGGKSLPYEIDRRDDSISLAEFTAKGVELLDNPDGFFMMVEGGKIDWACHANDAVSSIRDTIAFDQAVQVALDFYNAHPDETLVVVTGDHETGGLSIGFAGTKYDTFFQKLDGQTVSYEDFDLLISSYRKSTDGKGSMEEFFPQVESAFGLKMEELSQSDVAELKRAFSESMKGKDDRSKDQESFLLYGGYEPFSMALTHLLNRQAGISWTSYAHTGVPVPVSAAGVAQDSFNGYYDNTDIYHKMASAMGL; encoded by the coding sequence ATGGGCATCGTGAAACTGGCGATGAGCACGATGCCCATTCAGGGGATGTCCACGACCTACTCGACCCACTCTATAATAACCGACTCGGCAGCGGCAGGGACCGCCCTTGCCACGGGAAATAAGACCGCCTCTGGGGTTATCGCCATGGATCCCACCGGGACCGTCTCCTACGAGACCATCGCCCAGAAGGCCCACAAAAAGGGTATGAAGGTGGGCATAGTCTCCTCGGTGTCCATAGAGCACGCCACCCCTGCTTCTTTTTACGCCCATAGGCCCAGCAGAAAGGATTACTACGAGCTGGCTTTACAGCTTCCTGAGAGCGGTTTTGAGTACTTCGCCGGAGGCGGCTTCAACAAGCCCAAGGGCAAAAAGGGCGATCAGCCCGATGTGGTGGAGATAATAAAGGGAGCAGGTTACACCTTTGTGGAGGACATGGAGGGATTCAGGAAGCTCTCTCCTGCCGACGGCAAGGTCGTGGCGGTGAACCCGGTCCTCAAAGGCGGCAAATCCCTCCCCTACGAGATAGACAGGAGAGACGATTCAATCTCCCTTGCGGAGTTTACCGCTAAAGGGGTCGAGCTTCTCGATAACCCCGACGGCTTCTTCATGATGGTCGAGGGAGGCAAAATCGACTGGGCCTGCCACGCCAACGACGCGGTCTCCTCTATAAGGGACACCATAGCCTTCGACCAAGCGGTGCAGGTGGCTTTGGATTTCTACAATGCCCATCCCGATGAGACGCTTGTTGTCGTAACAGGCGACCACGAGACAGGTGGATTGTCCATCGGCTTTGCCGGGACCAAGTACGACACGTTCTTCCAGAAACTGGACGGACAGACGGTCTCTTACGAGGATTTCGACCTGCTAATATCCTCCTACAGAAAAAGCACCGACGGCAAGGGCTCCATGGAGGAGTTCTTCCCTCAGGTGGAGTCGGCCTTTGGCCTCAAGATGGAGGAGCTTTCTCAGTCCGACGTGGCCGAGTTAAAGAGGGCCTTCTCCGAGAGCATGAAGGGTAAAGACGATAGGAGCAAGGATCAGGAATCCTTTTTGCTCTACGGTGGATATGAGCCCTTCTCCATGGCCCTGACCCATCTTCTCAACCGTCAGGCGGGCATCTCCTGGACCAGCTACGCCCACACCGGGGTTCCGGTTCCTGTGAGTGCCGCAGGGGTCGCCCAGGATTCCTTTAACGGATACTACGACAACACCGATATCTATCACAAGATGGCGTCAGCGATGGGACTGTAA
- a CDS encoding TRAP transporter large permease, with translation MIGVTVASLVVLVVLLTFGVPLPFCFGGSLMIMNIFGGVTMKGMMMWGFNQLSNPVLLCIPLFVFAGSLMSESGIAKSLLHFVNVFVGRIRGGLGVVASISCAIIGAISGSGLTGVAATGPILIPQMEKMGYPRGYATALVTNSSILGLLIPPSVTMIVYGWVTETSILACFLATVGPGLLITALFAVVNMVWARRFPLKLEPKMERAEKIREVGKRTWAAIPALMMPVIVLGGIYGGIMTPTEAAAVAVVYSVPVGFFVYKGLTLKEFYSVAKESATSVGAIMVMIVFSLMLSQTFVRLQVPQEIVKAIFGVTQDKVLLLVLINFLLFFIGMIVNDITGIILTAPLLLPLVQAIGIDPIQFAAIIGVNLAMGGVTPPYASILYLGMRIGKVEFTEILKPAMILLVLGYVPVVFLTSFWPDLSLFLPRLMGFVQ, from the coding sequence ATGATCGGTGTAACAGTAGCGTCCCTGGTAGTGCTTGTCGTCCTATTGACCTTTGGTGTCCCACTTCCTTTCTGTTTTGGTGGCTCTTTGATGATAATGAACATCTTCGGCGGGGTAACCATGAAAGGGATGATGATGTGGGGGTTCAACCAGCTGTCTAACCCGGTTCTTCTGTGCATCCCGTTGTTCGTATTCGCCGGATCCCTTATGAGCGAAAGCGGCATAGCCAAGTCATTACTTCACTTCGTTAACGTTTTCGTCGGGAGAATAAGAGGGGGACTAGGGGTCGTAGCGTCGATCAGCTGTGCGATTATCGGAGCAATTTCCGGCAGTGGGCTAACGGGAGTCGCGGCGACAGGGCCGATTCTCATCCCTCAGATGGAAAAGATGGGTTATCCAAGAGGTTATGCTACCGCCCTTGTGACTAACTCCTCAATTTTGGGATTGTTGATCCCTCCAAGCGTCACCATGATCGTATACGGCTGGGTGACGGAAACATCCATTCTGGCCTGTTTTCTGGCGACAGTAGGGCCAGGGTTGCTTATAACCGCTCTCTTCGCCGTCGTTAACATGGTATGGGCCAGACGTTTTCCCTTGAAACTGGAGCCTAAGATGGAGAGAGCTGAAAAGATAAGGGAGGTAGGCAAAAGGACCTGGGCCGCCATCCCAGCTTTGATGATGCCTGTGATAGTTCTAGGCGGAATATACGGAGGGATAATGACTCCGACCGAAGCCGCCGCTGTGGCAGTCGTCTACTCCGTACCAGTAGGTTTTTTCGTCTATAAAGGGCTGACTTTAAAGGAATTTTACTCTGTAGCTAAAGAGTCGGCCACATCGGTAGGGGCAATTATGGTGATGATCGTTTTCAGCCTTATGCTGAGCCAGACCTTCGTCCGGCTTCAGGTTCCTCAGGAGATAGTAAAAGCTATCTTCGGTGTCACTCAGGACAAGGTGCTTTTGCTGGTACTTATCAACTTTCTGCTGTTTTTTATCGGCATGATAGTAAACGACATCACAGGAATCATACTTACCGCACCTCTTCTGCTTCCATTGGTTCAGGCGATCGGCATAGATCCTATCCAGTTTGCCGCGATTATCGGGGTCAACTTGGCCATGGGTGGAGTCACCCCGCCATACGCCAGCATACTCTATCTGGGAATGAGAATAGGAAAGGTAGAGTTCACCGAGATACTGAAACCAGCGATGATTTTATTGGTCCTTGGATACGTTCCAGTGGTTTTCCTGACGTCTTTCTGGCCCGACCTATCGTTGTTTTTACCTAGATTGATGGGATTTGTTCAATAA
- a CDS encoding TRAP transporter small permease, translating to MHPESKTTFFIDKFFRIALSFLMITVTVMIFIQVLLRYVFRAPLMGIEELLVFPAIWLYFLGGANASREGTQIVARVLEVFMKSKKKVFLVRTVGSSLGFIVSSWLGWWSYDYLRYCLRVSKESPTLYVPMIYVESAVFVGTILMAIYTLRQVVKDYLEYRNSSDDELFNPEPCGAELPSVKIEGVDHQ from the coding sequence TTGCACCCAGAGAGTAAAACAACCTTTTTTATCGACAAATTCTTTAGAATCGCCCTTTCTTTTCTGATGATCACCGTAACCGTAATGATCTTTATCCAGGTGCTACTGCGCTACGTCTTCAGAGCCCCACTTATGGGAATAGAGGAGTTACTGGTGTTCCCCGCTATATGGCTTTATTTTTTAGGAGGGGCTAACGCATCCAGAGAAGGCACCCAGATAGTGGCTCGAGTGCTAGAGGTTTTCATGAAGAGCAAGAAAAAAGTGTTTTTAGTCAGGACAGTAGGTTCGTCTTTAGGTTTTATCGTCTCAAGCTGGCTAGGTTGGTGGTCCTACGACTATCTCCGTTACTGTCTAAGGGTATCGAAGGAGAGTCCGACTCTCTACGTTCCGATGATATACGTCGAGTCCGCCGTATTCGTAGGGACGATCCTTATGGCCATATATACCCTTCGACAGGTCGTAAAGGACTACCTCGAATATCGAAACTCCTCTGACGACGAATTATTTAACCCCGAACCCTGTGGAGCGGAACTACCCTCTGTGAAGATAGAAGGAGTTGATCACCAATGA